The following proteins are encoded in a genomic region of Candidatus Manganitrophaceae bacterium:
- a CDS encoding prepilin-type N-terminal cleavage/methylation domain-containing protein — protein sequence MLKRFHQLHQKVSTGSQKGFTLIELMVVVAIVGILVTLAEPSYRLATVKAKEAALKRDLYIFRDVIDQYRADQGKYPAALSDLVEKGYLRSIPNDPFTGATTSWVELYLSQGDESGVYDVHSGSDIIGTNGTSYNEW from the coding sequence ATGTTGAAACGATTCCATCAACTGCATCAAAAGGTCAGCACCGGCTCGCAGAAGGGTTTCACCCTGATCGAGTTGATGGTCGTGGTGGCGATCGTCGGCATCCTCGTCACCCTCGCCGAGCCGTCGTATCGCCTCGCCACCGTCAAAGCAAAAGAAGCGGCGCTCAAGAGAGACCTCTACATTTTTCGAGACGTAATCGATCAGTACCGGGCCGACCAAGGGAAATACCCCGCGGCCCTCTCCGACCTGGTCGAAAAGGGCTACCTCCGATCGATCCCGAACGATCCCTTTACCGGCGCCACCACCAGCTGGGTGGAGCTGTATCTCTCCCAAGGAGACGAATCGGGCGTCTACGACGTCCACTCCGGCAGCGATATTATTGGGACGAATGGGACTTCTTATAATGAGTGGTAG
- a CDS encoding DUF4149 domain-containing protein, with protein sequence MEVPIPNFYFMGVQFIHLLALSIWVGGIVIIGMIVAPILFGRIKSRRTAGELMGEILRRFDLLTLGCMVALIITGIIKYFTWENLTPWNLTRYLAILIMSGAGLYSALVVTPKLRQWLSLQSGGNAGAKASARAVPLSRETSTRSSLILASSGSAAVQTAVEEVESVETAPPDFNRLHHTSVRLMMVSLICGVIALLMA encoded by the coding sequence ATGGAAGTCCCAATCCCCAATTTTTATTTTATGGGCGTTCAGTTCATTCACCTGTTGGCCCTCTCGATTTGGGTCGGCGGAATTGTCATCATCGGAATGATCGTTGCCCCGATCCTCTTTGGAAGGATCAAATCGCGGCGGACCGCCGGCGAACTGATGGGGGAGATTCTCCGGCGGTTCGATCTGTTGACCCTCGGTTGCATGGTCGCCTTGATCATCACCGGCATCATTAAATATTTTACTTGGGAAAACCTGACCCCCTGGAACTTAACCCGTTACCTGGCTATTTTAATCATGTCGGGCGCCGGTCTTTACTCGGCCCTGGTGGTCACGCCAAAGCTTCGACAGTGGCTCTCGCTTCAGTCGGGTGGGAACGCGGGCGCAAAGGCAAGCGCCAGAGCCGTCCCCCTTTCTCGGGAGACATCGACCCGTTCTTCATTGATCCTGGCGTCCTCCGGTTCGGCCGCCGTTCAAACGGCGGTTGAAGAGGTGGAAAGTGTCGAGACCGCTCCACCCGATTTCAATCGCCTCCACCATACCTCGGTTCGACTTATGATGGTTAGTCTGATTTGTGGTGTGATTGCCCTTTTGATGGCCTAA
- a CDS encoding septal ring lytic transglycosylase RlpA family protein encodes MQRGVGCSTRLYFDPGQQESSAEASLCRFELRVETKKESGSIPPPPSVLPSHRERLRFFSFSSLSTPLLIAAVFLIFSGCAGAPRRADYVVGYREVGRASWYGKDFHGRPTSSGEIYNMFGLSAAHQTLPLGTHLRVTELKSHRSVQVRVNDRGPFVGGRILDLSYGAAKALGIIEEGTAEVEIEVIGFAVPARGVGGFLVQLGSYQSKENALRIKEKAGQYYQTAFVETVETNTGRFHRVRVGPFRSEREAQEAARHLPQTLPTEGIQPVVIRGD; translated from the coding sequence ATGCAAAGGGGCGTCGGCTGCAGCACCCGCTTATATTTCGATCCGGGCCAACAGGAATCTTCCGCGGAGGCCTCTCTCTGTCGATTCGAACTGCGAGTTGAAACAAAGAAAGAAAGCGGGTCGATCCCTCCTCCCCCTTCGGTCCTCCCATCTCACAGAGAGAGGCTGCGGTTCTTCTCCTTTTCTTCTCTTTCCACCCCGTTGCTGATCGCCGCGGTGTTTCTAATCTTCAGCGGATGTGCCGGCGCGCCTCGACGGGCCGATTACGTCGTCGGCTACCGGGAGGTCGGGCGGGCGTCATGGTACGGCAAGGATTTTCACGGACGGCCGACCAGCAGCGGCGAGATTTATAATATGTTCGGCCTCTCCGCGGCCCACCAGACCCTCCCCTTGGGAACGCACCTGCGCGTGACCGAATTAAAGAGCCATCGAAGCGTTCAGGTCCGGGTCAATGACCGGGGCCCGTTTGTCGGAGGGCGAATCCTCGATCTCTCCTACGGCGCGGCAAAAGCGCTGGGGATCATCGAAGAGGGGACCGCCGAGGTCGAAATCGAGGTGATCGGCTTCGCCGTCCCGGCTCGGGGGGTGGGAGGATTCCTGGTTCAGCTCGGATCGTATCAATCAAAAGAGAATGCGCTTCGGATTAAAGAGAAGGCCGGCCAATATTACCAGACCGCTTTTGTAGAGACGGTCGAGACGAACACCGGACGGTTCCACCGGGTCCGGGTCGGCCCATTCCGCTCAGAGCGGGAAGCGCAAGAGGCGGCCCGTCATCTTCCACAAACGTTGCCCACGGAAGGGATTCAGCCGGTCGTGATTCGAGGAGATTAA